The Fibrobacter sp. UWP2 genome has a window encoding:
- a CDS encoding MotA/TolQ/ExbB proton channel family protein, with the protein MNYILDFIQQGGIIAYVLVAMNFVGYSIIVWKVISLILFNRSIRNRLPSKILHRVVTHNTDHHIIIESIRTEIALAFSPLQKGMTTIENIASISPLLGLLGTVFGIFNAFSVIAVSGLSDAGAFATGIKLALITTVIGLVVAIPHVIAFNYLNARMESEQDNVENDVLLQLGRILKEKNHIRSQCADAANEDA; encoded by the coding sequence ATGAACTACATCTTAGACTTTATCCAACAGGGCGGAATTATCGCCTACGTACTCGTGGCGATGAACTTCGTCGGTTATTCCATAATCGTATGGAAGGTTATCTCGCTGATTCTTTTCAACAGAAGCATACGTAACCGCCTGCCATCCAAAATCCTGCATCGCGTGGTGACGCACAATACCGATCACCACATCATCATCGAAAGCATCCGCACCGAAATCGCACTCGCTTTCTCGCCGTTGCAAAAGGGAATGACCACGATTGAAAACATCGCAAGCATTTCTCCGCTGCTCGGCCTTTTGGGAACCGTTTTCGGCATCTTCAACGCATTCAGCGTCATTGCTGTTTCGGGTCTTTCTGATGCGGGTGCGTTCGCTACAGGCATCAAGCTCGCCCTCATTACAACGGTGATTGGCCTTGTGGTCGCCATTCCGCACGTCATTGCGTTCAACTACCTGAACGCCCGCATGGAATCCGAGCAGGACAATGTGGAAAACGACGTGCTTTTGCAGTTGGGTCGAATTCTCAAAGAAAAAAACCACATCCGTTCTCAGTGCGCCGATGCCGCAAACGAGGATGCATAA